GCGCGCCGGCGCGGCGGCCTGGATAGCACTCGAACTGCTGTCGCTGGCGCTCGATTTCGGCTTCGACTTCGCGCGCGCCGGGCCGGATGGCCAGTTCATGACCGATGCGCTGGCCGGCAAGCTGTTCCACCTGCCCTGGCTCATGCTCGCCGTGTGGGCGGCGGCCCGTCTGGCCGGCCGGTCAGAGGCCTGGCTGCGCGGCGTGGTCGGCATGGCGGCGCTGTGGATATGGCTGTCGCTGCTGTGGAATGCGCTCGCGCTGCTGCCGGCCGAGGTGTGGGCGGAACTGGGCGACGCGGTCGATCTCGTCTGGTGGGCGCCCGCTGCCTGGGGGCTGATCGCCTCTGCCGTGCTGCTGGGAGAGGTATTCGAGGCCAGACCGGCGCGGCGCCTCGGCATGCTCGCCATCGTCGGTCTGTGCTACCTGCTGCCGACTGCGATGCTGGGTACGCAGATGCCGCTGTGGGTGGCCACGCAGACCGATGACGACGGTGAAACGGCGCGCTGGCAGGCCGCCCGCAGCGAAGCATTGATCTACCGCCAGCCCTTGCTGCTGACCGAGGCGATCGCGCGGATCGAGCCCGGCCAACCGGGCCGGCCGGAACTGTTCCTGCTGGCCATCGCCGGCCATGGCGCACAGGATGTGTTCCTGCGCGAGGTGGACAAGGTCGAACGCCTGTTCGCCGAGCGCTTCGACACCGGCGGCCGCAGCATCGTGCTGGCCAACAACCCGGCCACCGTGCTCGACCGGCCGCTGGCCACCGTCAGTGCGATGGAAGCCAGCCTGCGCGCGCTGGGCGAACGGATGAACCGCGACGAGGACGTGCTGTTCGTGTTCCTGACCTCGCACGGCGCCGAGGACCACCGCTTCGACCTCAGCCTGTGGCCGTGGGAACTGGAACAGCTGACGCCGCAGCGCCTCGGCGCCCTGCTCGACGCGGCCGGCATCCGCCACCGCGTCATCCTGGTGTCGGCCTGCTATTCGGGCGGCTTCATCGCGCCGCTCGCCGGACCCGATACGCTGGTCATGTCGGCCGCGCGCGCCGACCGCAGTTCGCACGGCTGTTCGCATGAAGCCGACTGGACCTTCTTCGGCCGCGCCTTCTTCGACGAGGCATTGCGCGCAACGCCGTCCTTCACCGAAGCCTTCGCCCGCGCCCGTGCGGCGGTCGGCACGCGGGAGGCGGCGGAAGGGCTGGAAGCGTCGGAGCCGCAGATCGCCGTTGGCGAGGCGATCAAGGCACGGCTCGACGCGATGGCCGCGGACTGGCAACGGATGCCGCGCACGCTGCAGGCGCAGCAGGGCGGTTCGAGCGGCGAGCCGGCCGCGACCTCAAGTTGCGACAAGGCGCGCTGCTGACGGGCTGCTCGACCGGCGACTCAGACGCCGCTGCTGAACCACCACCAGCCGCCCGCCGCGAAAACCGCGACGACGATGGCGATGGCAATGTTCCGCTGCAGCGGGTAGCGCTCCAGCTTCACCAGCGGCGTGCGGTAGGAAATGTAGAGGAAGCCGCCGCCGAACAGCGCCAGCACGGCCAGCAGCGACCAGCGGTTGCCGGTGCGCGCGGCCAGCCGCAGCAGCGTGCCGCAGACCAGGATGAGCGCGAAGTAGCCGAACAGCGACAGTGGCGTGATGCCGGTGCACGAGCGCCCGCCGCATTCCGGGCACACGGCCGGCGCCTTGGCGCGGGCGGTCAGCTTGATCAGGCGCGCGATGGTGTCCCGCCCGCAGTGCGGGCAGCGGTTCAGGGCTGACATATCACTTGCCGGCGAGGAAGGCGGCGCGCTGCACCGGGTCGGGAATGTCGCGCGACAGCTCTTCGAGCAGCGCCTGTTCGTCGCTCACCCGCTTCAGCGCGCGACCGACCAGGATGCGCGCCATCGGCCCGATGCGTCGGGCCAGCCGGTGCTCGATGTCGGCGATCAGCGCGTCGTCCAGCGGTCGCGGGCCGAAAGCGCTGCTGCGCGACGTGGTGGTGAGCGGTGTGCTGCGGCGCGAGGCGCTGACCGTATCGATGGACGCACTGCGCACCGTCGATGACACGCCGGTGGTTCCGGCGATATGCCGCTTGGCCTCGATCAGGAAACCGGCGCGCTGCGCGTCGCCCGGAATGTGCGTCGCCAGCTGCTCGATCAGCAGCGCCGGGCTGGCGACCTTGGGTCCGATGCGCGTCACCAGCACGCGCGCCATCGGCCCGATGTGGCGGGCGAGCAGCGCTTCGAGCACCGGCGTCAGCGCGTCCTGCGCCAGGCCGGGCTGGGCGTCGTCGACGCGGCGGGTGATGCCGCTGCGCGCATCCAGTTCGAACACCTCCTGGCTGCGCGAGGCGATTTCGGCGCGCTGGCCGGTGGCGTGCAGGCCGACTGGTGCGCCGCTGCCCAGCGCCGACACGGTCTCGAAATAGGCGCGCGACACCAGCACCTGACCGGCGCGTGCCAGGCCGGCCAGCGTGCGCGCGGCATCGAGGCCGTCGCCGTGCACGTCGAGCGCGCCGGTGCCGGCGCGGGTCACCCGTACCGGGCCCAGATTGATGCCCTGACGCAGTCCGCCGCCCTCGTCGCCGAGGTCGAGCGCGCGCAGCCGCTGCGCCACCACGCAGGCGTCCTCGGGCTGGCCGAGCAGGCACAGCGCGGCGCCGTCCTCGGTGTCGTGGATGAGCCGGCTGTCGGCGTCGACCGAGCGCGCGGCGCGTGCCAGCGCGTCGTCCAGTTCCGATTTGCAGGCCAGCCGCTGCGCCGTGTCGAGATCGACGCTGCGGTCGATCTGCGCGTACAGCACGCTGCAGACGATGGTGCGCCGCTCCTCCGACGCGCCGCTGGCGCGTACCGCGGGTGCCGGCGGCGTGC
The window above is part of the Methyloversatilis discipulorum genome. Proteins encoded here:
- a CDS encoding C13 family peptidase, which codes for MELEPTPPRSSLADLARNLGAGLRALLLWKAAPALRAGAAAWIALELLSLALDFGFDFARAGPDGQFMTDALAGKLFHLPWLMLAVWAAARLAGRSEAWLRGVVGMAALWIWLSLLWNALALLPAEVWAELGDAVDLVWWAPAAWGLIASAVLLGEVFEARPARRLGMLAIVGLCYLLPTAMLGTQMPLWVATQTDDDGETARWQAARSEALIYRQPLLLTEAIARIEPGQPGRPELFLLAIAGHGAQDVFLREVDKVERLFAERFDTGGRSIVLANNPATVLDRPLATVSAMEASLRALGERMNRDEDVLFVFLTSHGAEDHRFDLSLWPWELEQLTPQRLGALLDAAGIRHRVILVSACYSGGFIAPLAGPDTLVMSAARADRSSHGCSHEADWTFFGRAFFDEALRATPSFTEAFARARAAVGTREAAEGLEASEPQIAVGEAIKARLDAMAADWQRMPRTLQAQQGGSSGEPAATSSCDKARC
- a CDS encoding protein kinase domain-containing protein; the encoded protein is MAGGPTPFGDDDEAFTEDSVNSDVLAGSGFLPTANASPGALPVGWALNEYRIESLLGGGGFGLTYLAHDTLLDCKVAVKEFLPTDIAVRGDAQRVLPRAGPAVEMFEQGLRRFLDESRALATFRHPNIVRVSRFFEANGTAYMVMDYVQGRTLNQWVRERNDAIDRTTLLAIVKPLLDGLQVVHDGGFLHRDIKPANICIRDDGTPVLLDFGAARRYHDAEHTLTAIVTPGFAPFEQYHSHGNQGPWTDIYSLAAVMYWLVTGQRPVESAARVHNDPLRPAAKAADAAIFGASLLRAIDWALEPHETRRPRSVADFRRVFMPVPAARGPLASGTPPAPAVRASGASEERRTIVCSVLYAQIDRSVDLDTAQRLACKSELDDALARAARSVDADSRLIHDTEDGAALCLLGQPEDACVVAQRLRALDLGDEGGGLRQGINLGPVRVTRAGTGALDVHGDGLDAARTLAGLARAGQVLVSRAYFETVSALGSGAPVGLHATGQRAEIASRSQEVFELDARSGITRRVDDAQPGLAQDALTPVLEALLARHIGPMARVLVTRIGPKVASPALLIEQLATHIPGDAQRAGFLIEAKRHIAGTTGVSSTVRSASIDTVSASRRSTPLTTTSRSSAFGPRPLDDALIADIEHRLARRIGPMARILVGRALKRVSDEQALLEELSRDIPDPVQRAAFLAGK